Proteins co-encoded in one Klebsiella michiganensis genomic window:
- a CDS encoding peptide ABC transporter ATP-binding protein, producing MRNLLEIDNLKTSFFTRDGEVQAVRGVTFSVQRGEVVGIVGESGCGKSVTCKSVINLLGSHGKVVGGHIRFQGEDLARKTAEQMRHLRGSEIAMIFQDPMTALNPVLTIGRQMSEILIRHQNLSKKVAKEKAIVMLGQVGLSQPEKRYDQYPHEFSGGMRQRVMIALALSCHPSLLIADEPTTALDVTIQAQILRLLKHLQQLTDTAILLITHDLGVVAQVCSRVVVMYGGLVMEQGSVEAIFYRPAHPYTRGLLASLPRPDGSEERLSPIEGSPPGLLHPPPGCPFAARCPQRMAICDTPAPKHTFADGHQVNCWLWEKEAAHA from the coding sequence ATGCGTAATCTGCTGGAAATCGATAATCTGAAAACCTCTTTCTTCACCCGCGACGGAGAGGTTCAGGCGGTGCGCGGCGTTACCTTCAGCGTGCAGCGGGGGGAAGTTGTGGGCATTGTGGGCGAGTCTGGCTGTGGCAAAAGCGTCACCTGCAAATCGGTTATCAATTTGCTCGGCAGTCACGGCAAAGTTGTGGGAGGGCATATCCGTTTTCAGGGGGAAGACCTGGCGCGTAAAACGGCGGAGCAGATGCGTCATCTCCGCGGCAGCGAAATCGCGATGATTTTCCAGGATCCGATGACGGCGTTAAACCCGGTGTTGACCATCGGTAGGCAGATGAGCGAAATCCTTATTCGCCATCAGAATCTGAGCAAAAAAGTGGCCAAAGAGAAGGCGATAGTGATGCTCGGGCAGGTGGGCCTCAGCCAGCCGGAAAAACGCTACGACCAGTATCCGCATGAATTTAGCGGCGGGATGCGCCAGCGGGTGATGATCGCCCTCGCGCTGTCGTGCCATCCGTCATTGCTGATTGCCGACGAGCCGACGACCGCACTGGATGTGACGATTCAGGCGCAAATCCTGCGCCTGCTGAAACATCTCCAGCAGCTGACGGACACCGCCATTTTATTGATAACTCATGACCTGGGCGTGGTGGCGCAGGTCTGCTCCCGGGTAGTGGTGATGTACGGCGGGCTGGTGATGGAGCAGGGGAGTGTCGAGGCGATTTTTTATCGGCCGGCCCATCCCTACACGCGAGGGCTGCTGGCCTCTCTGCCTCGCCCCGACGGCAGCGAAGAGCGTTTATCACCGATTGAGGGCAGCCCGCCAGGTCTGCTGCATCCGCCGCCAGGCTGTCCTTTTGCCGCTCGTTGCCCACAGCGCATGGCTATCTGCGACACCCCGGCGCCCAAACACACGTTTGCCGACGGCCATCAGGTCAACTGCTGGCTGTGGGAAAAAGAGGCCGCTCATGCCTGA
- a CDS encoding peptide ABC transporter permease yields MSRRWMQVKQGLKHSRPAQFSLAVLVIFALASLSAFLSPWDPNQMSLQGRMLPPDVSHWFGTDEYGRDYFTRALYGGKISLMVGFLAMLFSTLIGTLVGTVSGYFGGKIDNLLMRLVDILMSIPAFFLLLVLNAYLKPGIANIILIISALTWMNMSRLVRAETLTLKEREYVIYARTSGEHPLIIITRHIIPNILPTIIVAATLNIASAILLESTLSFLGLGVQQPDASWGSMLNNAQSYIGEASWLAMFPGVLILLTVLSFNVLGDVFRTAFEPGANRDA; encoded by the coding sequence ATGAGCAGAAGATGGATGCAGGTTAAACAAGGTCTGAAGCACAGCCGCCCGGCGCAGTTTTCTCTGGCGGTGCTGGTGATTTTTGCTCTGGCGTCATTATCGGCTTTTTTAAGTCCGTGGGACCCCAATCAGATGTCGCTTCAGGGAAGAATGCTGCCGCCTGATGTAAGCCACTGGTTTGGCACGGATGAATATGGCCGGGACTATTTCACCCGCGCGCTTTACGGCGGGAAAATCTCCCTGATGGTCGGGTTTTTAGCCATGCTGTTTTCCACGCTGATTGGTACGCTGGTAGGCACCGTCAGCGGCTACTTTGGCGGAAAAATTGACAATCTGCTGATGAGGCTGGTGGACATCTTAATGTCAATCCCGGCTTTTTTCCTGCTGCTGGTGCTCAATGCCTACCTGAAGCCCGGAATCGCTAACATCATTTTGATTATCAGCGCGCTGACCTGGATGAATATGTCGCGGCTGGTGCGGGCTGAAACGTTGACGTTAAAAGAGCGGGAGTACGTGATTTATGCCCGGACCTCCGGGGAACATCCGCTGATAATTATTACCCGGCATATCATCCCGAATATTTTGCCGACGATTATTGTGGCGGCCACCCTGAATATCGCCTCCGCGATCCTCCTGGAGTCCACATTGAGTTTTCTTGGTCTTGGCGTGCAGCAGCCTGATGCCTCCTGGGGAAGCATGTTGAATAACGCCCAGTCATATATCGGCGAAGCTTCCTGGCTGGCGATGTTCCCGGGCGTGCTGATCCTGCTGACGGTGTTGAGTTTTAACGTGCTGGGCGATGTGTTCCGCACAGCTTTTGAGCCGGGGGCAAACCGCGATGCGTAA
- a CDS encoding peptide permease (peptide permease BMEII0860), translating to MNNLLFRRLLQLFPMLLFISLVSFLLVKLAPGDPVQAYITPRMSPDDIERIRQSMGLDKPLPVQYLLWLKNLLQGDLGYSLIYHRPVLTMIAERIPATLGLMGVSLLLAILLAIPLGLLAGAFKHRWLDHALNMFAYVGISVPIFWFGILLITVFSVQLNWLPSMGMRTIGVEDAWLDVVRHGILPCIALTFYNLSSYVRYIRSNTISQLSADYVQTQLAYGATRSTILFRHVLKNVLLPVITLFGLSFGELVVGAYVTESVFSWPGMGLLGIQAITSLDYPLIMAIILLSALMLMVGNLLADLLYRVADPRIKALR from the coding sequence ATGAATAACCTTCTTTTCCGGCGCTTACTGCAGTTATTCCCGATGCTGCTTTTTATCTCGCTGGTCTCCTTTTTACTGGTAAAGCTGGCCCCCGGCGACCCCGTGCAGGCGTATATTACGCCGCGCATGAGCCCGGATGATATCGAGCGGATCCGCCAAAGCATGGGGCTGGATAAGCCGCTGCCGGTGCAATACCTGCTGTGGCTGAAAAATTTGCTACAGGGTGACCTCGGCTACTCTTTGATTTATCACCGTCCGGTGCTGACGATGATCGCCGAGCGCATCCCGGCCACGCTTGGCCTGATGGGAGTATCCCTGCTGTTGGCTATCCTGCTGGCGATTCCGCTGGGGCTGCTGGCGGGGGCGTTCAAACACCGCTGGCTCGACCATGCCCTGAACATGTTCGCTTATGTGGGGATCTCGGTGCCGATATTTTGGTTTGGCATACTGCTGATTACCGTGTTTTCTGTGCAGCTTAACTGGCTGCCGAGCATGGGGATGCGGACCATCGGCGTGGAGGATGCCTGGCTCGATGTGGTTCGTCACGGCATTCTGCCCTGCATCGCGCTGACGTTTTACAACCTCTCCAGCTATGTGCGCTATATCCGTTCGAACACCATCAGCCAGCTGTCCGCCGACTATGTGCAAACTCAGCTGGCCTATGGGGCAACCCGCAGTACCATCCTGTTTCGGCATGTGCTGAAGAACGTGCTGCTGCCGGTCATCACGCTGTTTGGCCTCTCTTTTGGCGAGCTGGTGGTGGGCGCCTACGTGACGGAAAGCGTGTTTTCCTGGCCGGGCATGGGGCTGCTGGGGATCCAGGCCATAACCTCCCTCGACTACCCGCTTATCATGGCCATTATTCTGCTCTCAGCGTTGATGCTGATGGTGGGGAATTTGCTGGCCGACCTTCTGTATCGCGTGGCGGATCCGCGCATTAAGGCGCTGAGGTAA
- a CDS encoding peptide ABC transporter substrate-binding protein: MRKPLVLSALVAALALALSGCDDAKKETAAAPAPAKEAQQGGSLIIGITSGDPLAMNPLYASDRTTLTIMQALYSPLYSYSGDKIEWGLAESLTPSADNLTWTLKLKPGLKWQDGRPITADDVVFTFNKLLDEKQHSFFRSMFVYGNKPLSVSKVDPLTVKFTLPQVSAAFAGTLVQIFPIPQHIFGSEAGDLEKSTRNEAPVGSGPFKFKEYRAGQYYALTRFDDYWNGKPKLDSVTYRFAKDANSANLALQNGEINLKMVDPQDVSRLKATGKFDFVIYPEGRLAYMTFNQNVDSMKNKALRQAIAYALNKDDLVQTAFTSLDYAKPAASILTPDTLYQTSDVEPYTFDPDKAKALFKASGQPEGLKLRLAYINSNKTQESMGLYIQQQLKAIGINVELLPLDANAMSQRSQDMKNTAWELSLGGYIMGSEPDGYKSLYMSNEAYNYAHYKNPAFDALWEQGATETDAAKRAAIYKQIQQTVANDMAWYPIAYTNAVVAVDKRFGGTKEAEPKPVYMFQDLSKIYQQ; the protein is encoded by the coding sequence ATGCGTAAACCTCTGGTATTGTCGGCGCTAGTCGCCGCGCTGGCCCTGGCCTTGAGCGGCTGTGATGACGCTAAAAAAGAGACCGCGGCGGCGCCTGCCCCGGCAAAAGAAGCGCAGCAGGGCGGCAGCCTGATAATCGGCATCACCTCCGGCGATCCGCTGGCCATGAACCCGCTGTATGCCAGCGATCGGACTACGCTCACCATTATGCAGGCGCTTTACTCGCCGCTGTACAGTTACAGCGGCGACAAGATCGAATGGGGCCTGGCGGAAAGCCTGACGCCTTCAGCCGATAATCTCACCTGGACGCTGAAGCTGAAGCCCGGTCTGAAATGGCAGGATGGACGGCCGATTACCGCCGATGACGTGGTGTTCACCTTTAATAAACTGCTGGATGAAAAGCAGCATAGCTTCTTCCGCAGCATGTTTGTTTATGGCAACAAGCCCCTCAGCGTAAGCAAAGTGGATCCTCTCACGGTGAAATTTACGCTCCCGCAGGTGAGCGCCGCCTTCGCCGGTACGCTGGTGCAAATTTTCCCGATCCCACAGCATATCTTCGGTAGCGAAGCGGGCGATCTGGAAAAGAGCACGCGCAATGAAGCGCCAGTCGGCTCCGGCCCGTTCAAGTTTAAAGAGTACCGCGCGGGCCAGTACTACGCGCTGACGCGGTTCGATGATTACTGGAACGGTAAACCGAAACTCGATTCGGTGACCTACCGCTTCGCGAAGGACGCAAACTCGGCTAACCTCGCGCTGCAGAACGGTGAAATCAATCTCAAGATGGTGGACCCGCAGGATGTTTCACGCCTGAAAGCCACCGGCAAGTTTGATTTTGTCATTTACCCGGAAGGGCGTCTGGCCTACATGACGTTCAACCAGAACGTTGACAGCATGAAGAACAAAGCCCTGCGTCAGGCAATCGCGTACGCGCTGAACAAAGATGACCTGGTGCAAACGGCGTTCACCTCCCTCGATTACGCGAAACCGGCGGCTTCCATTCTCACGCCGGATACCCTGTACCAGACCAGCGATGTGGAACCGTACACGTTCGATCCCGATAAAGCCAAAGCGCTGTTTAAAGCGTCCGGGCAGCCGGAAGGTCTGAAGCTGCGCCTGGCCTACATCAACAGTAATAAAACCCAGGAAAGCATGGGGCTCTATATCCAGCAGCAGCTGAAGGCGATAGGTATCAACGTTGAATTATTGCCTCTGGATGCAAACGCGATGTCTCAGCGCAGTCAGGACATGAAAAACACCGCCTGGGAGCTAAGCCTGGGAGGATACATCATGGGCTCTGAGCCGGACGGCTATAAGTCACTGTATATGAGCAACGAAGCCTATAACTACGCGCACTATAAAAACCCGGCGTTTGATGCGTTGTGGGAGCAGGGCGCGACGGAAACGGATGCGGCGAAGCGCGCGGCTATTTACAAGCAGATCCAACAAACCGTCGCCAACGATATGGCCTGGTACCCGATTGCCTACACCAACGCGGTTGTGGCGGTGGACAAACGTTTTGGCGGGACGAAAGAGGCGGAGCCTAAGCCCGTTTATATGTTCCAGGATTTGTCGAAGATTTATCAACAATAA
- a CDS encoding chemotaxis protein has protein sequence MNIIRNIKIRAMVVLIQVFSTLAWICVAGATLWLLHNLKQQLALNPDQLTWINTAQLMLTISIAISIAIVIFTERYLWFCLVKPVNTIRHHMHVLAQGELAAALPDLGRNCIGLMVQPIQKMQENWQKAVSRIRDSAEAIRSNATEVSGVNTDLSSRSEQQAAALEQTSASMAQLNSTVKLNADNANHASHLAQNATNAAVNGGDSVKQVVKTMDVIASSANKIVDITTVINSIAFQTNILALNAAVEAARAGEQGKGFAVVASEVRNLASRSAGAAKEIETLLNDSVSNIHTGSQQVRKAGEAMDEILRAVKQVNDIMGEIASASLEQSQGIGQVGIAVREMDSVTQQNVNLVQKSVLSSVELEKQAHHLHDAVAMFRLNVV, from the coding sequence ATGAACATTATTCGCAATATTAAAATTCGCGCGATGGTGGTGCTGATACAAGTCTTTTCAACGCTGGCATGGATATGCGTGGCGGGCGCAACGCTATGGCTATTACACAACCTCAAACAACAGCTTGCGCTCAACCCGGATCAACTGACGTGGATTAACACGGCTCAACTGATGCTGACGATCTCAATCGCCATCAGTATCGCTATCGTCATTTTTACCGAACGCTACCTGTGGTTTTGCCTGGTTAAGCCGGTCAATACTATCCGCCACCACATGCATGTCCTGGCGCAGGGCGAACTGGCTGCCGCACTGCCGGACTTAGGGCGTAACTGCATTGGGTTGATGGTGCAGCCTATTCAAAAGATGCAGGAAAACTGGCAAAAGGCGGTTAGCCGGATCCGGGACAGCGCCGAAGCTATTCGCTCCAATGCCACCGAAGTTTCCGGCGTGAATACCGACTTATCTTCCCGCTCGGAGCAGCAGGCCGCCGCGCTGGAGCAGACCAGCGCCAGCATGGCACAGCTGAACAGCACGGTGAAACTGAACGCCGACAATGCGAATCACGCCAGCCATCTCGCTCAGAATGCCACCAATGCGGCGGTAAACGGGGGGGATTCGGTGAAGCAGGTGGTGAAGACAATGGACGTGATCGCCAGCAGCGCGAACAAAATTGTCGATATCACGACGGTGATTAACAGCATCGCGTTCCAGACTAACATTCTGGCGCTAAATGCTGCAGTAGAGGCGGCAAGGGCGGGGGAGCAGGGCAAAGGCTTTGCGGTCGTCGCCAGCGAAGTACGTAATCTGGCCAGCCGGAGCGCCGGAGCCGCAAAAGAGATTGAAACGCTGCTCAACGACTCGGTCAGCAATATTCACACCGGGTCGCAGCAGGTGCGAAAAGCTGGAGAGGCGATGGATGAGATCCTCCGCGCCGTGAAGCAGGTGAATGACATCATGGGAGAGATTGCCAGCGCTTCCCTGGAACAAAGTCAGGGGATCGGGCAGGTGGGGATCGCCGTGCGGGAAATGGACAGCGTGACGCAGCAAAACGTGAACCTTGTTCAGAAGTCGGTACTTTCTTCCGTGGAGCTGGAGAAGCAGGCACACCACCTCCATGACGCGGTGGCGATGTTCCGTCTCAACGTAGTCTGA
- a CDS encoding outer membrane lipoprotein has product MKRIYLAVAALLLGGCTVSKTPEPLNTNEPAGVVRLAYNLPPLQTAKVDKFLAQSTASRQCQQWGYASAIPYGSDIKTCTTYSGTLCLNTQVVLEYQCRGVTGPQYAGVTSNW; this is encoded by the coding sequence ATGAAGCGCATTTATCTGGCCGTTGCCGCCCTGTTACTGGGCGGGTGCACCGTAAGCAAAACACCTGAGCCGCTCAATACCAATGAGCCTGCCGGGGTTGTTCGCCTCGCCTATAACCTGCCGCCGCTGCAGACGGCCAAAGTGGATAAATTCCTCGCACAGTCCACGGCTTCACGCCAGTGCCAACAGTGGGGCTATGCCAGCGCCATCCCTTACGGCAGCGACATCAAAACCTGCACCACCTACAGCGGTACCCTTTGCCTGAACACGCAGGTTGTGCTGGAGTATCAGTGTCGCGGCGTGACCGGGCCGCAATATGCGGGCGTCACCAGTAACTGGTAA
- a CDS encoding ribosomal protein S3, translating into MVFYKATLAGALALALAGCVAPAKTTSAVTAPAKQCQVGDAMTQTTLYFGISRPSGAEITANEWRSFVDKDVTPRFREGLTEYDAKGQWLNAKGEVTHEPSKAIMLIRGSDAESSKKVDELRSIYKTRFAQESVMRVDQPVCAAF; encoded by the coding sequence ATGGTATTTTATAAAGCAACACTTGCAGGGGCATTAGCTCTGGCTCTGGCGGGCTGTGTCGCGCCAGCGAAAACCACATCGGCGGTCACCGCTCCGGCTAAGCAGTGCCAGGTCGGCGATGCAATGACGCAAACCACGCTCTATTTCGGCATTAGCCGCCCATCCGGGGCGGAGATTACCGCCAATGAATGGCGTAGCTTTGTGGACAAAGACGTGACCCCGCGCTTCCGCGAAGGGCTGACTGAATATGACGCCAAAGGGCAGTGGCTGAATGCTAAGGGCGAAGTGACCCACGAGCCGAGCAAAGCAATTATGCTGATTCGCGGCAGCGATGCGGAGAGCAGCAAAAAGGTCGACGAACTGCGCTCTATCTATAAAACCCGCTTTGCGCAGGAATCCGTAATGCGCGTTGACCAGCCGGTCTGCGCCGCGTTCTGA
- a CDS encoding nucleoside permease yields MNILHFLLALFVIMGLAWLVSFDRKTIRIRYLLQLVVIEGLLAFFFLHSDSGLWVINGVSGFFGHLLTFAGQGSDFVFGGMSKAGLAFIFLGVLCPIIFISALIGILQHFRILPIVIRIVGTLLSKVNGMGKLESFNAVSSLILGQSENFIAYKGVLGDLSSRRLFTMAATAMSTVSLSIVGAYMTMLEPKYVVAALILNMFSTFIILSIINPTRPGAEPEIKLEKLHESQSFFEMLGEYILAGFKVAMIILAMLIGFIALISAINALFATVFGLSFQQILGYVFYPFAWLVGIPQADALKAAGIMATKLVANEFVAMIELQKIMATLSPRGLGILSVFLVSFANFASIGIVAGAIKGLNEKQGNVVSRFGLRLVYGATLVSLLSAAFAGLVL; encoded by the coding sequence ATGAACATTCTTCATTTTCTTCTCGCACTTTTTGTCATCATGGGACTGGCGTGGCTGGTGAGCTTCGATCGTAAAACCATCCGTATCCGCTATTTGTTACAACTTGTCGTTATTGAAGGCCTGCTGGCGTTCTTCTTCCTGCACTCCGACAGTGGTTTGTGGGTGATTAACGGCGTGTCCGGTTTCTTTGGCCACCTTCTGACCTTCGCCGGGCAGGGTAGTGATTTCGTCTTTGGTGGGATGAGCAAAGCGGGCCTGGCCTTTATCTTCCTCGGCGTACTGTGCCCGATAATCTTTATCTCTGCGCTGATCGGTATCCTGCAGCATTTCCGTATCCTGCCGATTGTTATTCGCATTGTCGGGACACTGCTTTCAAAAGTGAACGGCATGGGCAAGCTGGAGTCGTTTAACGCCGTCAGCTCGTTGATTTTGGGTCAGTCAGAAAACTTCATCGCCTACAAGGGCGTGCTGGGCGACCTGAGCTCTCGCCGCCTGTTCACCATGGCCGCGACGGCGATGTCCACCGTTTCTCTGTCTATCGTCGGGGCTTACATGACGATGCTGGAGCCGAAGTATGTGGTCGCGGCGCTGATCCTGAATATGTTCAGCACCTTCATCATCCTGTCTATCATTAACCCGACTCGCCCTGGGGCTGAGCCTGAAATCAAACTTGAGAAGCTGCACGAATCCCAAAGTTTCTTTGAAATGCTGGGAGAGTACATCCTCGCGGGCTTCAAAGTAGCGATGATTATTCTGGCGATGCTGATCGGTTTTATCGCGCTGATCAGCGCCATCAATGCGCTGTTCGCGACGGTCTTCGGCCTGAGCTTCCAGCAAATTCTGGGCTACGTCTTCTATCCGTTTGCCTGGCTGGTCGGTATTCCTCAGGCGGATGCGCTGAAAGCGGCCGGGATTATGGCGACCAAGCTGGTGGCTAACGAATTTGTCGCAATGATTGAGCTGCAGAAGATCATGGCGACGCTGTCACCGCGCGGACTGGGGATCCTGTCGGTCTTCCTGGTTTCGTTCGCTAACTTTGCTTCCATCGGGATTGTGGCCGGCGCCATCAAGGGGCTGAATGAAAAGCAGGGGAACGTGGTTTCTCGCTTTGGCCTTCGCCTGGTGTACGGTGCGACGCTGGTCAGCCTGCTGTCCGCGGCGTTTGCCGGGCTGGTGTTGTAA
- a CDS encoding ferritin (cytoplasmic iron storage protein), which produces MLKTEMIEKLNEQMNLELYSSLLYQQMSAWCSYHSFEGAAAFLRRHAQEEMEHMQRLFAYLNDTGSMPRINAIQSPYLEYASLDELFKATYEHEQLITRQINALAHSAMTSQDYPTFNFLQWYVAEQHEEEKLFKSVLDKLSLVGKSGEGLYFVDKELATLDAQA; this is translated from the coding sequence ATGCTGAAGACGGAAATGATTGAAAAACTGAACGAGCAGATGAACCTTGAACTCTACTCTTCCCTGCTTTATCAGCAGATGAGCGCCTGGTGCAGCTATCACAGCTTCGAAGGGGCTGCCGCGTTCCTGCGCCGCCACGCTCAGGAAGAGATGGAGCACATGCAGCGTCTGTTTGCATATTTGAATGATACCGGGAGCATGCCGCGTATTAACGCCATTCAGTCCCCTTATTTAGAATACGCTTCACTGGATGAATTATTTAAAGCTACTTACGAGCACGAGCAGTTAATTACTCGTCAGATTAATGCCCTGGCCCACTCCGCCATGACCTCTCAGGATTATCCAACCTTTAATTTCCTGCAGTGGTATGTTGCCGAGCAACATGAAGAAGAAAAACTGTTTAAATCCGTGCTGGATAAACTCAGCCTGGTGGGCAAAAGCGGTGAAGGCCTGTACTTTGTCGATAAAGAGCTGGCCACGCTGGACGCTCAGGCTTAA
- a CDS encoding phosphatidylglycerophosphate synthetase, with translation MRFNIPTLLTLFRVILIPFFVLAFYLPFNWAPFLCAFIFWLAAITDWFDGFLARRWNQSTRFGAFLDPVADKVMVVVALVLVAEHYHAWWVTLPAATMIAREIIISALREWMAEIGKRSRVAVSWIGKTKTMAQMLALIGMLWRPNMWIEYTGIALFFVAAVLTFWSMFQYLAAARGDLLEP, from the coding sequence ATGCGATTCAATATCCCAACACTGCTCACGCTGTTTCGTGTCATCCTTATCCCGTTCTTTGTGCTGGCGTTTTATCTGCCGTTCAACTGGGCACCTTTCCTTTGCGCCTTCATTTTTTGGCTGGCGGCCATAACCGACTGGTTTGATGGTTTTCTGGCGCGTCGCTGGAACCAAAGTACCCGTTTCGGCGCGTTCCTCGATCCGGTTGCCGATAAGGTGATGGTGGTTGTGGCGCTGGTGCTGGTGGCGGAACACTATCATGCCTGGTGGGTGACCCTGCCGGCGGCCACGATGATCGCTCGCGAAATTATTATCTCGGCGCTGCGTGAATGGATGGCGGAAATCGGCAAACGTAGCCGCGTGGCGGTTTCCTGGATAGGTAAAACCAAAACGATGGCGCAAATGCTGGCGCTGATCGGTATGCTGTGGCGCCCGAATATGTGGATTGAGTACACCGGCATCGCGCTTTTCTTCGTCGCAGCGGTACTGACGTTCTGGTCAATGTTCCAATATTTGGCTGCTGCACGCGGCGATTTGCTCGAACCGTGA